One window of the Xiphophorus hellerii strain 12219 chromosome 15, Xiphophorus_hellerii-4.1, whole genome shotgun sequence genome contains the following:
- the LOC116733793 gene encoding E3 ubiquitin-protein ligase pellino homolog 2, which yields MNSPKRDGDDDVPVKDPVKYGELVILGYNGSLPSGDRGRRKSRFALYRRAKANGVKPSAVHILNTPQDSKAVHSRGQHSISFTLSRNQTVVVEYCHDNSTDMFQIGRSTESPIDFVVTDTSGGGTEGDDPSIAPSTISRFACRVVCERNPPYTARIYAAGFDSSKNIFLGEKATKWKNPDGHMDGLTTNGVLVMHPEGFPQDPKQGLWREISVCGDVYALRETRSGPSRGKLAEGESSALRDGSLVDLCGATLLWRTGEGLMRAPTLRHLEALRQELNASRPQCPVGLSTLAFPSLPRSHSLEERQPWVYLTCGHVHGRHDWGQRSERVEDPGEGEGSTKRRECPLCRSVGPYVPLWLGSEPAVYVDAGAPTHAFVPCGHVCSERTAKYWAETPLPHGTHAFRPVCPFCSAALGTPGWIRLIFQGPID from the exons ATGAATTCGCCGAAAAGGGACGGAGACGATGATGTGCCCGTTAAAGACCCGGTGAAATACGGAGAGCTGGTCATTTTGGG GTACAATGGCTCTCTGCCGAGCGGAGACCGCGGGCGCAGAAAGAGCCGCTTCGCTCTTTACCGAAGGGCCAAGGCCAACGGCGTCAAACCCAGTGCTGTGCACATCCTCAACACGCCGCAGGACAGCAAG GCGGTCcacagcagagggcagcacaGCATCTCTTTCACACTGTCCCGTAACCAGACTGTGGTGGTGGAGTATTGCCATGACAACAGCACAGACATGTTCCag ATCGGACGGTCCACAGAAAGTCCCATTGACTTTGTGGTGACCGACACCTCCGGAGGGGGGACAGAAGGAGATGACCCCTCCATCGCTCCCAGCACCATCTCCCGCTTTGCCTGCAGAGTGGTGTGCGAGCGCAACCCGCCCTACACCGCACGCATTTACGCCGCAGGCTTTGACTCGtctaaaaatatctttttaggG GAGAAAGCAACCAAGTGGAAAAATCCTGACGGCCACATGGACGGCCTCACCACCAACGGGGTGCTGGTGATGCATCCGGAAGGTTTCCCGCAGGACCCCAAGCAGGGTCTGTGGAGGGAGATTTCTGTGTGCGGAGATGTCTATGCCCTCAGAGAAACTCGCTCTGGGCCCAGTCGGGGCAAACTG GCAGAAGGGGAGAGCAGCGCACTGCGGGACGGCTCCCTGGTGGATCTTTGCGGCGCCACTCTGCTGTGGCGCACCGGGGAGGGACTGATGCGCGCTCCCACCCTGCGTCACCTGGAGGCCCTTCGTCAAGAACTAAACGCGTCCCGACCCCAGTGTCCTGTAGGCCTCAGCACGCTGGCCTTCCCAAGCTTACCACGCAGCCACAG CCTTGAAGAGCGTCAGCCCTGGGTCTACCTCACGTGCGGCCACGTCCACGGACGCCACGACTGGGGCCAGAGATCTGAGAGGGTGGAGGACCCCGGGGAGGGTGAGGGCTCCACCAAGCGCCGAGAATGCCCCCTGTGCAGAAGCGTGGGCCCCTACGTGCCGCTGTGGCTGGGCTCTGAGCCTGCCGTGTACGTGGACGCCGGAGCGCCCACTCACGCCTTCGTACCGTGCGGCCACGTCTGCTCGGAGAGGACAGCCAAATACTGGGCCGAGACCCCTCTGCCCCACGGGACACACGCATTCAGGCCAGTCTGCCCCTTCTGCTCCGCCGCCCTCGGTACCCCCGGCTGGATACGGCTCATCTTCCAGGGCCCCATCGACTAG